TAATAGTCAAGAATTCAGAAattcaaaaacataaatacattcTTTCATCACAATAGCTTTCTCACCTCTAaggttttctcatttctgctgCAAATGACAGTTTCTTTAACATTGTTAGGATGCCCCAAGTAGACAAAGCTGGGCTAGGACAAgctccccagctctgccaggaAGAGTCTATCCTCAAGGGGAAGTTTCTTCTCACCTTTAGGAACCCCTGGGCTTCTTGAGCTGATTCAGGGCTTCATACGCAGCCTGGATCTCCAGGAAGTGCCTCTGAGCTTCCTCTGTCTGGTGCCGGTTGTGGTCAGGGTGCCAGATCTTCACTAGCTCTCGGTATCTGCgatgtatttgttcatttgttgccCCCTCTGAGACACCCAAAACCTTCAGGAAACAGAAACTAACAAATTAGAGCCTCATGAGTTGTCAGGGCATCTgggcctctccctgctcccttcctAAATCATGCTGGAATTGGCTTCCACTTACTGGTCAAAAATGCCCAGAGCCTCAGATTAGAATTCCAGCCTTTTGAAACATAGACAAGCTCTGGATCGCATGGCAAGAACCAGGATTTGCCTTTAATCACAGATACCCATTTTCCAACCTGGAACTTGGCATCTCTGATAAGATGTCCTTCTCACAAGAGAAATAAGCATATATGTTCACCAAATACGTGTACAAGAATGTTcgtagcagctttattcagaatAGCCCCAAACTgcgaacaacccaaatgttcactaaCAACAGAATAGAtagataaattgtggtatattcttacaatgggatactatacaacaatgaaaacaatttatAATCCCGTGCAACAGTATGAataaatctcacaaacataatgttCAAtgaaagtcagacacaaaagagtacacACTGAATGGTTCCATTTATACGAAGCCCAAGAATagacaaaactaatctatggtgacaGAAGTCAGAAAAGAGGTACCCCTCCCAGGAAGGAATTGGAAAGGGGCATaaggaaacctttttttttttttaatggagatactggggattgaacccaagacctcctgcatgctaagcatgctctctaccattgagctatatgcTCCCCCCAGAAACCTTCTTACTACTGGAAATATTCTATACCTTGATCTGAGTGGTACTTACATAGGTGTATACAAAAAATTAGTGTACTTTATATATGTTGTACCTCAAGCAAAGGTAAATGATATAGACATACCTTTTTCTGCTCCCTATTAGAGCTCTGCACCTTCATTCATTGCACACAGAAGCCCAAACAGTCTAGAACATCCTTCTGGGGCCTGACCCAGCAGACATGAAAACAGTATTTCCACATAAGGGGCACCAGCTCCAATAAGGCTTAGCCTAACCCCTGGAGCCGACCCAGACAGGACTGAGAGAGGAGAAAACCTTACCTGGCGAGCCAGCTGACACTTCTCATCCTGAAAACTGTGAACAAACTCGTACAGCTTCTTCCACTCCTGGAAGTAGCTGCTGCTGAAGCCATGGCCTCCCATCAGCAGCCTCCAGACTCGGTAAGGCAGAAGGAAGACAGACTCCATCAGGCGGCCAAAGAGGGGGAAGAAGCTGAACCAACTCAAGAAGGAGCCTAGGGTCTCCGCCACATAGCTGAGGGTGGCAGCTGTGTTGTAGAGGGCGCTGTATGCTAGCGGGCCTGTGAAAGCAAGGTAAGCCAAGCCCAGGCGGTAGAGCCGCACACTGAGCGTCTCTGACCCAAGTGAAGATTTGTATCGGCGATGCTTCTGGGCTGTGATGCTGGCAGCCAAGCTgatgggcaggatggctatggggcGGCCATAGAAGATAGGGGAAGTAAGAAATGCCACCCCTAGAGTGTTCTTAAAGTCTGAGGTCTGGTTGCCAACAGCAGCCACCAGCAAGACCCCTAAGCCAACTGCCAGTGGGAGGCCCACAATATAGAAGCTGGCCATGAAAGAAAGGCTAATGAGAGCCACAAGGCCAAAATAGATGCCCACAATCATCTGGGCAGCAAAGCGAATGGGACTCAGAGGGGGTGTCCCCCCTCCTGagctctgcctctgcccctgggctCTGTTGGCCTGAGCAACAAAACTTGGGAGCTTCCAGAACTCCCAGAGCCAGCCTAGCCCACCACCCCCCAGGGTAAGCATCCAGAGCAATGCATGGCTGTCCCGCCCCAGGTACAGGTGGTGGAGCCCAACAGGGCCCCCTACAGCCCAGAGGACATAGGTCATCAAGAGCCCCTTGGCCATCCTCTAGGGAAAGGGTCTCAGAACAAGTCCAGTGGCACCTGACATTACTCAGAATGCAGAAATCTGGGATCCTCTGTGAGAATCACGGCCCCAGAGTTATCCTTAGACCCTAAGACATGGAAAAAAGCAGTTGTAAGACTATATCCAGTTCCCCAGCACAGTAACCCTTTCTCCTTCCAATATTAATCAAGTCCAGATCTTCCTGAGTGTCTCTGAAATTCTGCTTCTCCCATACCCTTTGGTCTAGCACCTCATCTCTGTTTTTCACAACCACACTGACTCcaaatttaggggagaatgtTTCAAATGCTTTCAGTTGAGTAACTGAGAACCCAGCACACAGACAAA
The Vicugna pacos chromosome 12, VicPac4, whole genome shotgun sequence DNA segment above includes these coding regions:
- the DNAJC22 gene encoding dnaJ homolog subfamily C member 22 isoform X1, producing MAKGLLMTYVLWAVGGPVGLHHLYLGRDSHALLWMLTLGGGGLGWLWEFWKLPSFVAQANRAQGQRQSSGGGTPPLSPIRFAAQMIVGIYFGLVALISLSFMASFYIVGLPLAVGLGVLLVAAVGNQTSDFKNTLGVAFLTSPIFYGRPIAILPISLAASITAQKHRRYKSSLGSETLSVRLYRLGLAYLAFTGPLAYSALYNTAATLSYVAETLGSFLSWFSFFPLFGRLMESVFLLPYRVWRLLMGGHGFSSSYFQEWKKLYEFVHSFQDEKCQLARQVLGVSEGATNEQIHRRYRELVKIWHPDHNRHQTEEAQRHFLEIQAAYEALNQLKKPRGS
- the DNAJC22 gene encoding dnaJ homolog subfamily C member 22 isoform X2, giving the protein MAKGLLMTYVLWAVGGPVGLHHLYLGRDSHALLWMLTLGGGGLGWLWEFWKLPSFVAQANRAQGQRQSSGGGTPPLSPIRFAAQMIVGIYFGLVALISLSFMASFYIVGLPLAVGLGVLLVAAVGNQTSDFKNTLGVAFLTSPIFYGRPIAILPISLAASITAQKHRRYKSSLGSETLSVRLYRLGLAYLAFTGPLAYSALYNTAATLSYVAETLGSFLSWFSFFPLFGRLMESVFLLPYRVWRLLMGGHGFSSSYFQEWKKLYEFVHSFQDEKCQLARQFLFPEGFGCLRGGNK